The region TCCATTGTGTTTTCAGCTGTGTATGCAACATTGTCCATGATTAGTAGCATTTGCTCTGATTGTACTATGTAAACTTAAAAGTCTCAACTAAGATAATACGATGCTGATATTTCCTGCAAAAATAAATGGCTACTATGGACTAAGTAAAGGATTATAGTTGAGTATGGCATTGCATTGGGGCAGATGAATGCTAAGAGCAAAGcatacacattttttttagttCCCTTAATTTCTACCAGGAAATAATTGCTGGCGGGAAAAGCAGGTTGTCACGAATAAAACAACTAACATTTCACTGTGGCATTTTTACTAAAAACTACACTGTTATCAAGTGCACTGAAAATGCCCATTTAGCTTTGGCTAATTCAGTCTCAGCTATACAATAAATTGGTTTGAATTATCCAGAATTTGCACGAAGTATGTGTCTGATTAAAGTGTTTAAGAATATGGATACCTTTTTTGAATGTGTACGCAAAAGTGAAAATGTATTGGCCATATTTTAAACATTATGCACATTCATTAGTTGGCTGATTGATCGATGCATTCATTTGTGAAGTTTAATGTCTCAAAACAACATTGGGGCTAAGAGAGAGGCTGTAATGTAGAGCTCTGGTTAATTTTGACAGCCTCGAGTTTTTCAATGTGCACCAAAATCCAAGTACATAAGCAATTTTACACTTTGCCCCTATCGAAATACAGCATGATATTGATTTTTCTGTCTGTCTGATTAGACAGACTGTCTGTCTGATTTTACCttcagtctgtctgtctgttagaCCTTCAGTTTGTCTTTTATGCACTCTGCTGTCTAAAGAAAGGTTCGATGCAAGCAACAGTGCAAGCATTCAGAATTCTGCACATTTTCATGATGCCATGTATAAACTATACATGGCATCATGAAAATGTGCAGAATTCTGAGTGCTTGCATCGTGCCCAGTTCTGGCTTACTGTTGTTACATGCACCTTGCAAAGACCTGTTAGCATGCTGTAAGCATTGCTAACAGGCTAACAATGTAAGCAATGCTAACATTTCTGTGTTTTACTTATAAAATATTTCTTAGAGAATTGTAGCAAAACTGCTTTCTATTTCATGCTGCAACAGTAAGGAAGCACACAGGAGATATGCATTAGTGTGCATATAATATGCATCACAGTGAGCTCACACAGGGAATAGCAGAGCAGCAAAGAATACTGTAAACACATTTAATGTCATTGTGAATATGTTAAAATTTGTTTGCTTGGGTCCACGGCTTCTCAACAGCCCAGCAGTCATTATGAGCTAGCAAGATATCACTTctcagcaaaaaaaatattgttttgaGCACTAATTTGAGTGGTCATGAGAGAGAAAATTGTCAAAGGGCAATTCTAATGTGATCCAATTAGATTTTGCTAGCAAACCATGGTATTGCATATTTATATTCCTTACGGCACAATACATAAGCGATTGATGGCTGTTAAACCTGTGCCAGTGTTCAGGCTTGTCATGTGCATGTACTGTTGCTGTCAAGCTTAACACGAAGTGACTTTTTTCTTGTAGACAGGACTAGAGTTCACCAGCTGGAGTTCACCTTTTATGGCCAGCATCTGCAGAAATAAAGTAACTATAAGCACTCTTGCATTTTGACAACAGCTGTACTGGTGAGAAAAGGAGTGCAAATCTTTCTTTCGATTATGTCAAACTGGTCATTGTTAAAACAATGGTTTGATCATATGTCTTTGCAGCGACAGTGATCTAGACAGTCCACTGCAATCATCAGCATTCAGCATCCCcattaacataaaaaaaaaaaaaaaaacaccaaggaGGCCTTCTCCACACAAGGAATTATTGTGGGGAAGCCAACTTTTTAAGTAGGTTGCAAACATGCACACGGTCTCAACTGCTGTTCAGTATAGGGACTATATCAcctattaaaaaaatgtcactgtGACGTCTAAGCACAAGGACTCGTGTTCATTTATTGGCCGTCGCAGCCATGTTCTGAACAGAAAGTGAGAACCAAATGCCCATGCGCTGTGCTTATGGCAAATCTACCTCTAGGTGAAATTATTTCTTCCCTCCACTATCCCTCATGGCCCACAACCATAATTTATTGCACTTCTGCTCTAAATATAATCTTATCGTTGTTCTAACACTATGCGGTGTCCCACAAAAGGTTCGTTACGCTCACTATATAGGTGCATCATGGAATTAGTACAATGAACCCCAGGATCGCCCGGGAGTTCGGTGATGATAATCTAGTGAGAATAAGCTACGCCGATGCCTTGAGGTATAAAGAAAAGGATTAATATATAATCATTAATATAGGTCATATAGAACGTGGAACATTTAAAAAGGCTTCTACCGCATCATTTTCTTTTTGTAGTGTTGTACACAAATTTACTCGCCGAAGATATGCACCTACAATCTGCTTCTGGAAGAGAATTGAGCGAATGTGTCTACGTTTCAGGAGGCTTCCCTAAGGaacggcagcagcagccacagcagGACATTGCTACAGGATCGCTCTACAGCTGCCACTCGTGTGGCTACCAGACCAGGCGCAAGGACCACATGGAGAACCACGTGCGTGTGCACACAAAAGAGCGGCCATTCGCATGCCGTCACTGTGGCTGGACGTTCAGTGACCCCTGCAACCAGCGGCGCCATGAGCGTAAGCACACGGGTGCCTGTTACCGCTGTGTGATCTGTTTTCGCACATTCATGCGCAAAAAGTACCTGACGGACCACCTGAAGACGCACTAGAGAATGGGAGAACACCCCGATTCAGGTGTCACTGCTGCAGCGATCAACGAGTTCTAATAAACTATTTGTGGAATGGTGGCTCGTTGGCCTATGAAGAGAAAAATGGCAGATGGCCGAAACATAAGctgcgatagcaaggtttagcgtaGTGCTCTAGATTCTTGGACAGGTGTTATAACAATGTAGGCATGCGCATCATGTTGGTGTGACACAGCACGAGGCAACTGCTGCTGCACACGAGAAACGGCACCCTGGCAGCTACTGCGTGTTTCACAACATTCTCGTCATGAGGAGCACTGCCAGCGACGTTGCAGGCCCCGACGGAAAACCATTGGCATTTGTCAGTGCCCAACAAAAGGATTAGATAGTTTCAATTTGACATGTGCTCTTCATTTCACTTGGACCAGTTTATGCACCATGGTGTGGTGGTAGCTGGTCTAGTAACAATGTGTGTGCTCACAACGCTCTGCCAACAGCGCTAGGCAGAACACTGCCCCGTCTCCACTGCAAAGCAGATTGAACAAATCGTGACTGTGTGGGCTGGGTCACTTTTGCAGCTAAACACATTCAGTGTCACTCGAGTCTCTGGAGGCCTTTTCACCCTCCGCTATATATATAGCGAAGGGTGCATACTGTATAGCGCCAACAAGCGATATAcaatatgcaccaactaggcccacagaaagttcttctaagcATGTGTATGTTAGGCCCTGAATTTCTCTTGAACATGGCCATTGGAAAATTTATATGCTTTTCAGATTTTTTCTAACAAAGCAGGTGGTTAGCTATATTATATGTAAAATGACTAGCCAGTGGCATAGCAATAAAGCTCAACGTCCTTGGACCACGCTCGAATGAGCAACACGTCTCCCCATCATTTGATAGGCAGGCAATTATTGAATGGCTCCTTCGAATTTTGATGCAGCCATTCAATAACCAACCTGTGTATGCAAATCCTCTTATTATATTCCCATATCGCGCCACTGCCACACTATGTTCACGCATGATCAGCTGGTGCAACCCCGCGCAGATATAAAACAGTCCTAGCACCGATACTACGAGCTGCATTCACTACAGCTCATAGGTCACACTACAATGCCTGAGCAACTGTAATGCAATATAAGTGGTACAAGAAGGGgccatttatttttattgcgatagcaatactatatggacactcgaggcaCATTCATGCCATCACTGCCATCTTGCTGTTACCGTATCGACAGCACATGCACAAAGCGTGCATGGACGTCTACAAGGTATTAAGACGGGCAGTGCATTTAGCTGCAATAACAACAAAGCTAAGTGAGCACACCTTCACCCACTGCTCAATCAGCTCTGCAGCGTAGCCAGGGAAACGTTCTGCCTTCCCGTGCTGGCACGAGTTTTGTACACACAAGCTTGAGCGTtgctgctgagcagctgtgtgtataccacaccgtggtgcataACCCGAGCAGAACAGACAGTACACTTCAAGCTACAAACGCTAACGGTTCCCTTTGTAGGTATATGTAATTAGGTCTTCAGCTTTGAGAATGATCAGCTCTTTTCTGCCATGCCAATATCATAGCTAGCGGAAAGAAAACAGTTCTTGGTTTATCAGTGTACTAAAATTTGTGGAATTCATCGCGGCATAAAGCCAGAGAAATATGTAAATGGCAAACCGACCTCGCGCCgcctctgggccggtattttgtagcgatgcctttccgatgctaacgCCTTTTCGcgcagtggtcagagcgacggtccgctcatgttatcaacgggatcagccggtcaTGAGCGATgtatgataagactagtatagaataaaacataatgcatcgctacaaaataccggccctggcagGCACATTGAAGCAATCTGATGTGCAGTCTCCATTTGCTGCACGTTCACACCTACTGTTCTGTGCCGTGCAGCAAAAGGCACCTTATAGGAAAAGTGGAACATGCTCTCGCATATTTCCATTCTGTGCAAACATGAGTACGCACACAAGAAAGGTGCAAGGAGCAAAGCCCTGGGGGTTGTGGAGATACGATGCTTAGGAGCATGCCTCCAACAGGCCACTGTCCCTAAAGGCAACCAAAAGCCCCACGAATAGCTTATGTGAATCTCGTACATGATGGAGATGACTCACTGGTTCATGGGCTGTCACATAGGCTGGGCAGTAACCAAGCTTCAGAGCTTCATCTACAATATTGTCCTAAATATTGTTCCGGACGTAGAGGTATGGTCTTTACGCAAGTTTAGCTTTACTGCCATATTCCAGTTCTTGTTGCAGAAACCCAGATGCAAAATACATTAAAACATGTGGCACATATAACATCTTGCACCTGCAATGAACACGTAAACTATTCAAGAGAAACCGCTTCAAATTCAGTGAAACAAGGGTTGGTTTAAAATACTACACACGAAAACAGCTCATTAGCCAACAAATCGAAACAATGATGTGCACTAAGTTCGCAGTGGCACTGGCAAGAACATACTCCACAGCAGATAAATAACTTTCCTTTATTTGTTCTTGTTTGAGAATAAAGTGTCTGCATCATTTTTCTCTTTTAAACACCCAaatgacaaaagaaagaaagaaattggggTTAAAAGGATAAACAGCAGTCAAATTCTTTCTAACCTCCACATATTTTTCAGTGAGCGACACTGCAGTTCAGTTCTTTAAATGTGAAAGACACTAATACTGCCAGCCAGGCATAAATTATTCTGCAGAACTAAAGGCGGGGGTCTGACTACGAGCATGTCGCAAGTGACAGTGTGCGCTTAAGCCGAACAGCAAGACATGGTCACGACCTGAGTGGCAACAACTGCAAACACATAA is a window of Dermacentor silvarum isolate Dsil-2018 chromosome 4, BIME_Dsil_1.4, whole genome shotgun sequence DNA encoding:
- the LOC119448745 gene encoding gastrula zinc finger protein XlCGF7.1, which codes for MHLQSASGRELSECVYVSGGFPKERQQQPQQDIATGSLYSCHSCGYQTRRKDHMENHVRVHTKERPFACRHCGWTFSDPCNQRRHERKHTGACYRCVICFRTFMRKKYLTDHLKTH